From the Flavimarina sp. Hel_I_48 genome, one window contains:
- a CDS encoding (2Fe-2S)-binding protein — protein sequence MISLNVNNKQVQVDVDPETPLLWVLRDHLDLMGTKYGCGVAQCGACVVHLDGQGARSCVTKVKRAEGKEVVTIEGLAENHDHPVQQAWTEIDVPQCGYCHSGQIMSAAVLLRENPNPTDADIDISMSGNICRCGTYSRIRKAIHRAAEINKSST from the coding sequence ATGATCTCACTCAACGTAAATAATAAGCAAGTGCAAGTCGATGTAGATCCTGAAACTCCATTGTTATGGGTTCTGCGTGATCATCTTGATCTAATGGGAACTAAATACGGCTGCGGGGTGGCCCAGTGCGGCGCCTGCGTCGTGCATTTGGATGGGCAGGGGGCCCGTTCCTGTGTGACCAAGGTAAAAAGGGCAGAAGGTAAGGAAGTGGTTACCATCGAAGGGCTGGCGGAAAACCACGATCATCCCGTACAGCAAGCGTGGACCGAAATTGACGTTCCCCAGTGCGGATATTGCCACAGCGGCCAGATCATGTCTGCCGCGGTCCTGCTTCGGGAAAATCCCAATCCCACCGATGCGGATATTGATATTTCCATGTCCGGTAACATCTGCCGTTGTGGGACCTATTCCAGAATCCGAAAAGCCATTCACCGGGCCGCAGAAATCAACAAGAGTAGTACCTGA
- a CDS encoding aldo/keto reductase codes for MKSVKLNNGVEMPILGYGVYQIPDYNECKKSVLTALEAGYRSIDTAQAYQNENAVGEAIKESGIPREELFITTKLWISDYGEEKAKKAFQISIEKLQLDYLDLYLLHQPFNDIYGSWRALENIYKEGKAKAIGVSNFFPDRIVDLISFNNVVPAVNQIETHVYYQREEDHKILKENKVQHESWAPFAEGQSDFFTNGTLSEIGKKYGKSVAQVALRWMIQRNIVVIPKSVTPSRIKENINVFDFELTREEMLTIKGMNTSKTKFFDHRDPDRVKWFSERAK; via the coding sequence ATGAAAAGTGTTAAACTGAATAATGGAGTGGAAATGCCCATCCTGGGTTATGGCGTATATCAAATACCAGATTACAATGAATGTAAAAAAAGTGTTTTAACTGCCCTTGAAGCGGGATATAGAAGTATTGATACGGCGCAGGCCTATCAAAATGAGAATGCGGTGGGCGAGGCCATAAAGGAAAGTGGAATTCCCAGGGAAGAGCTTTTTATCACCACAAAGCTCTGGATATCGGATTATGGTGAGGAAAAGGCAAAAAAAGCCTTTCAAATATCAATTGAAAAATTACAATTGGACTATTTGGACCTTTATTTACTGCATCAGCCCTTTAACGATATATATGGATCGTGGAGAGCTTTGGAAAATATTTATAAAGAAGGCAAGGCCAAAGCAATTGGCGTGAGCAATTTTTTCCCCGACAGGATTGTTGATTTAATCAGTTTCAATAATGTGGTTCCTGCTGTTAACCAGATTGAAACGCACGTCTATTATCAACGCGAGGAAGATCATAAAATCCTGAAGGAAAACAAGGTTCAGCATGAATCATGGGCGCCTTTTGCGGAAGGGCAAAGCGACTTTTTTACTAACGGCACCCTTTCAGAGATCGGAAAGAAATACGGTAAATCGGTTGCTCAGGTTGCCTTACGTTGGATGATACAGCGCAATATCGTGGTTATCCCAAAGTCCGTTACACCATCACGGATAAAGGAAAATATCAATGTCTTTGACTTTGAACTGACCCGGGAGGAAATGCTCACGATTAAAGGCATGAACACCTCAAAGACAAAGTTCTTTGATCATCGAGACCCGGACCGTGTTAAATGGTTTTCGGAACGCGCAAAATAA
- a CDS encoding carboxymuconolactone decarboxylase family protein, whose protein sequence is MKWIKNTALILLLVGFNYQLDAQTEQLNPSEYSIAQIAAATAKGDLETLEAALQEGLDNGLTINKVKEELVHLYAYCGFPRSLMAINTLRDVLSDREDRGIEDPTGEEPISLKTGNKYEIGKEVLAELTGVEDRPTAGYAKTVPVIEVFLKEHLFADIFKRGVLSFKEREIATVAALLTLGDLAPMATGHIKIAMRLGVTEPQIFQISDIVETEIDEKTALEGRAIVAALISGEPAEKNTDDYDKEQLYPRGERIENPAFTGNAWLNMLVTADEVNKNSAGVVTFEPGARTFWHQHPNGQIILALSGSGFYQEKGKEKKILRKGEVTKCPANTPHWHGASPDERFVQIAITSRSDGPTQWMEEVTDKEYNDK, encoded by the coding sequence ATGAAGTGGATAAAAAATACAGCTTTAATACTGCTATTGGTAGGTTTCAATTATCAACTGGATGCGCAAACAGAGCAACTGAACCCTTCTGAATATAGCATTGCCCAAATAGCCGCAGCTACCGCGAAAGGGGATCTTGAAACCTTAGAAGCGGCGCTGCAGGAAGGGCTGGATAACGGGCTCACCATTAATAAGGTTAAAGAAGAGCTGGTTCATCTGTATGCCTACTGTGGCTTTCCACGCAGCCTTATGGCCATTAACACCCTGAGGGATGTGCTGAGCGATAGAGAAGATCGTGGGATTGAAGACCCAACAGGCGAAGAACCCATCTCTTTAAAAACGGGCAACAAGTACGAAATAGGTAAAGAAGTACTGGCCGAATTGACCGGAGTTGAAGACCGGCCGACCGCAGGATATGCCAAGACCGTTCCTGTTATTGAAGTTTTTCTGAAAGAGCACTTATTTGCCGATATATTTAAACGTGGGGTTTTATCTTTTAAAGAACGTGAAATTGCAACGGTAGCTGCTCTTTTGACCCTGGGTGATCTGGCACCCATGGCCACCGGTCATATCAAAATTGCCATGCGCCTGGGAGTTACGGAACCGCAGATTTTTCAGATCTCAGATATTGTTGAAACTGAAATAGATGAAAAAACCGCTCTTGAGGGAAGAGCAATAGTCGCCGCCCTTATTTCGGGAGAACCCGCCGAAAAGAACACGGATGATTATGATAAGGAGCAATTGTATCCACGTGGAGAAAGAATTGAAAATCCGGCCTTCACCGGAAACGCATGGCTCAATATGCTCGTCACGGCAGACGAAGTCAATAAGAATTCGGCAGGCGTGGTCACTTTTGAACCCGGAGCACGCACATTCTGGCATCAACATCCTAACGGGCAGATCATCCTGGCGCTCTCAGGATCGGGTTTTTATCAGGAAAAAGGTAAGGAAAAGAAAATTTTACGAAAAGGCGAAGTCACCAAGTGCCCTGCAAATACACCGCACTGGCATGGCGCTTCCCCTGATGAAAGATTTGTACAAATTGCCATTACCAGTAGAAGTGATGGACCCACCCAGTGGATGGAAGAAGTTACCGATAAAGAATATAACGATAAATAA
- a CDS encoding flavodoxin has product MTKLLAFILMLSSCDASNTKEANAGSVVIPDPDKILIVYLSRTENTKTVAEMIQRKTGGKLVALEKENPYPENYQKIVSQVDQENEDGFLPPLKTKIKNLENYDTVFIGFPTWDMQLPPPMKSFLNENNLSGKTVIPFNTNAGYGLGQSLAQLRSLCLNSEILKEFSVEGGYEKQGVLLAIKGDREQKVSLQVEDWLRAIKILK; this is encoded by the coding sequence ATGACAAAATTACTCGCTTTTATCCTGATGTTATCAAGTTGCGATGCCTCAAATACTAAGGAAGCTAATGCTGGGTCTGTGGTTATTCCTGATCCGGACAAAATATTGATCGTGTATTTATCGCGCACTGAAAATACAAAGACCGTCGCCGAAATGATTCAGCGGAAAACGGGTGGAAAACTGGTAGCTTTGGAAAAGGAAAACCCTTATCCTGAAAATTATCAAAAAATTGTTTCACAGGTAGATCAGGAAAACGAAGATGGATTTCTTCCACCATTAAAGACCAAAATCAAAAATCTGGAAAATTACGATACGGTTTTTATAGGTTTCCCCACCTGGGATATGCAGCTACCGCCACCCATGAAGAGTTTTTTAAATGAAAATAACCTTTCAGGGAAAACGGTCATCCCCTTCAATACCAATGCCGGTTATGGTTTGGGTCAATCTTTAGCGCAACTTCGTTCTCTATGCCTTAACAGTGAGATTCTAAAAGAATTTTCAGTAGAAGGAGGTTATGAAAAGCAAGGGGTGCTTCTGGCGATAAAGGGTGACCGTGAGCAAAAGGTTTCATTACAGGTGGAAGATTGGTTAAGAGCAATTAAAATCCTAAAATAG
- a CDS encoding carboxylesterase/lipase family protein: MKKILFSALVLCIGLTIHAQQAGDNLASAQAPKVETSLGIIRGLSSEEVDSFKGIPFAAPPMGEFRWRPPQPVTPWEGELDATQYGANCAQSGWGGAPGTISEGSSEDCLYLNLWRPKDAEKNAELPVMVWIHGGGFTGGSGADPGVLGNEFAKDGIILITINYRLGRLGHFAFPALSEEHPDEEKGSYAFMDQIAALEWVHENVAAFGGDPENVTIFGFSAGGVSVHSLMTIPSTKGLFQKAISESGGGRDGVLTGRPIREENADPFYPVSAETIGINFAKKHGIAGTDAAALAKLRALSVEEIVDGGQETDGDGGPRIYSGPILDGKLMIETAESAYNSGKQADIPLIIGSNSAEIGGGFVNNSNSKEELFALFGDFKEEAQQAYDPDGSKEFAEVITKFNTDWVWAEPGRFTAKAFVEEGAPVYIYQFGFVPDPMKERMPYGAGHGSEVAYVFNNLDDRWGNPETTPKDKKVAETLHKYWVNFAKTGDPNGKGLPKWPVFTLKKTEILDIEPDGTAVGKKDPRKARLDLIKKVSELRNQLQLRGI; this comes from the coding sequence ATGAAAAAAATACTTTTTTCCGCACTGGTTCTTTGTATTGGTTTAACGATACACGCGCAACAGGCAGGAGATAATTTGGCTTCTGCCCAAGCTCCTAAGGTAGAAACCTCTTTGGGAATAATCCGTGGATTATCTTCTGAGGAGGTCGATAGCTTTAAGGGAATTCCATTTGCCGCTCCCCCCATGGGTGAGTTTCGTTGGAGACCACCACAGCCCGTCACTCCGTGGGAAGGAGAACTGGATGCTACACAATATGGTGCGAACTGTGCCCAATCTGGTTGGGGTGGGGCTCCCGGCACGATAAGCGAAGGCTCTTCAGAAGATTGCCTCTACCTTAATCTGTGGAGGCCTAAAGATGCTGAAAAAAATGCGGAATTACCGGTTATGGTCTGGATTCATGGCGGGGGTTTTACGGGAGGCAGTGGCGCTGATCCGGGAGTATTAGGAAATGAATTTGCCAAGGATGGAATCATTTTAATCACCATTAATTATCGTTTGGGGCGTTTGGGTCATTTTGCATTTCCTGCATTGAGTGAAGAACATCCTGACGAAGAAAAAGGTAGCTATGCCTTTATGGATCAGATTGCAGCCCTTGAGTGGGTACATGAAAACGTTGCAGCCTTTGGGGGTGATCCAGAAAATGTAACTATCTTTGGGTTTTCCGCAGGGGGTGTATCGGTACATTCGCTCATGACGATACCAAGTACAAAAGGACTTTTTCAAAAAGCGATCAGTGAATCTGGTGGAGGCCGTGACGGTGTGCTAACGGGAAGGCCAATACGGGAAGAAAACGCGGATCCCTTCTATCCTGTTTCTGCCGAAACCATCGGGATTAATTTTGCAAAAAAGCATGGCATTGCCGGAACTGATGCCGCGGCACTCGCTAAACTTCGCGCTTTAAGTGTTGAGGAGATTGTGGATGGCGGGCAGGAAACCGATGGCGATGGTGGCCCGCGCATATATTCAGGGCCCATCCTTGACGGTAAGCTGATGATAGAAACGGCAGAAAGCGCTTACAATTCCGGAAAACAGGCCGATATCCCATTGATAATCGGCTCAAATAGTGCAGAAATAGGAGGTGGTTTTGTAAATAATAGTAATTCAAAAGAAGAATTATTTGCTTTGTTTGGGGACTTCAAGGAGGAAGCGCAACAAGCGTATGACCCTGATGGAAGCAAGGAATTTGCGGAAGTCATTACAAAATTCAATACAGACTGGGTATGGGCAGAACCAGGCCGATTTACTGCCAAGGCTTTTGTTGAAGAAGGAGCTCCGGTTTATATATATCAGTTCGGATTTGTACCAGATCCCATGAAGGAAAGAATGCCCTATGGTGCGGGCCATGGTTCTGAAGTAGCCTATGTCTTCAATAATCTCGATGACCGTTGGGGTAACCCAGAGACAACCCCTAAGGATAAAAAAGTTGCTGAAACGCTGCATAAGTATTGGGTGAACTTTGCCAAAACCGGCGATCCTAATGGCAAAGGATTACCAAAATGGCCTGTTTTCACCCTTAAGAAGACCGAAATCCTTGATATTGAACCTGATGGTACTGCAGTAGGTAAAAAAGATCCCAGAAAAGCGCGGTTGGATCTCATTAAAAAGGTTTCCGAACTGAGAAATCAGTTGCAATTAAGGGGGATTTAA
- a CDS encoding nuclear transport factor 2 family protein — protein MRYSKIIKGLCAIFIVMISGQINAQDTETENEIKDLSAKKWQWMADKEADKLAELFHDKAQFVHMGGSWGKEQEVQIIKTGGIWYKKADIHKVSADIIENTAIVLSTITLLAVVGGNEVSHDFIVTEVYVKEDTSWKLANLSFVNQLTGGPGEH, from the coding sequence ATGAGATATTCAAAAATCATCAAAGGTTTATGCGCAATTTTTATAGTTATGATCAGTGGTCAGATCAATGCTCAGGATACCGAAACGGAAAACGAAATAAAGGATCTTTCCGCTAAAAAGTGGCAGTGGATGGCCGATAAGGAGGCTGATAAACTTGCCGAATTATTCCATGATAAAGCGCAGTTTGTGCACATGGGCGGCAGCTGGGGTAAAGAACAGGAAGTTCAGATCATAAAAACTGGCGGTATTTGGTACAAAAAAGCCGATATTCATAAGGTTTCGGCAGATATCATAGAAAATACAGCGATTGTTTTGAGTACTATCACGCTACTGGCCGTTGTTGGGGGAAATGAGGTTTCTCATGATTTTATAGTTACAGAGGTTTATGTAAAAGAAGATACGAGTTGGAAACTGGCAAACCTATCCTTCGTAAATCAGCTTACAGGGGGACCGGGAGAGCATTAG
- a CDS encoding nuclear transport factor 2 family protein, whose protein sequence is MKIKTQIIGLFLVILSQFNYAQETAVEDQIKELSGQKWQWMADKNVEKLDELFDADSRFVHMSGTWCKERELEIIKSGSIWYKKADVHDVLVKTFGDTAILWNRITLTAFVRGSDVTTEFTVTEIYQKQSDSWKLLDLTFSSVRDTHEIVH, encoded by the coding sequence ATGAAGATAAAAACACAGATTATAGGGCTTTTTCTAGTCATTCTAAGCCAATTTAACTACGCGCAGGAAACTGCGGTAGAAGACCAAATAAAAGAACTTTCCGGTCAAAAATGGCAATGGATGGCCGATAAGAATGTGGAAAAGCTGGATGAATTATTTGATGCTGATTCCAGATTTGTACATATGAGCGGCACCTGGTGCAAAGAACGTGAACTGGAGATTATAAAATCGGGAAGTATCTGGTACAAAAAAGCCGACGTGCATGATGTGCTGGTAAAGACCTTTGGCGACACCGCGATCCTTTGGAACCGCATTACCCTTACCGCTTTTGTTAGGGGAAGTGACGTAACAACAGAATTTACCGTTACTGAAATCTATCAAAAGCAAAGTGATTCCTGGAAGCTTTTAGATCTTACCTTCAGCAGTGTCAGGGACACCCATGAAATTGTACATTAA
- a CDS encoding aldo/keto reductase has translation MEKRILGNNRLEVSALGLGCMGLSFGYGPATEKKAAIKLIREAYDKGVTFFDSAEAYGPFENEKLLGEALAPFRNNVIVATKFGFKEGEPGKGTDSRPGRIRKVAEESLKRLNTEAIDLFYQHRVDPNVPMEDVAGTVKDLIQEGKVKHFGLSEAGVQSLRKAHAVQPVTALQSEYSLWWREPENEIIPTLEELGIGLVPFSPLGKGFLTGKIDEKTEFSENDFRNIVPRFNEENRKANQALVQLLGKIAEEKEATSAQIALAWLLHQKPFIVPIPGTTKLHRLNENIGSAAITLSMEDLKNIEQALKQIDVQGARYPERMQNMVGK, from the coding sequence ATGGAAAAGAGAATATTAGGGAACAACAGGCTTGAAGTTTCGGCACTTGGGCTGGGTTGCATGGGTTTGAGTTTTGGCTACGGGCCTGCAACGGAGAAAAAGGCAGCCATAAAACTTATACGGGAAGCCTATGATAAAGGAGTAACCTTTTTTGATTCTGCCGAAGCCTACGGGCCTTTTGAAAACGAAAAATTGTTGGGCGAAGCACTTGCGCCATTCAGAAATAATGTAATAGTTGCAACTAAATTCGGCTTTAAAGAAGGTGAACCCGGGAAAGGTACAGATAGCCGTCCCGGGCGTATTCGCAAAGTTGCGGAAGAATCATTGAAAAGACTTAATACCGAAGCAATCGATCTGTTCTATCAACACCGCGTTGACCCTAATGTTCCCATGGAAGATGTAGCGGGAACGGTAAAAGATTTGATTCAGGAAGGCAAAGTTAAACATTTTGGACTCTCTGAAGCCGGAGTACAGTCCCTTAGGAAAGCACACGCGGTACAGCCGGTAACGGCCCTGCAGAGCGAATATTCCCTGTGGTGGCGCGAACCCGAAAATGAAATTATTCCCACACTGGAAGAACTGGGCATTGGCCTGGTACCTTTTAGTCCGCTGGGCAAGGGTTTTTTAACCGGCAAAATTGATGAGAAAACAGAGTTTTCCGAAAATGATTTCAGGAACATCGTGCCGCGATTTAACGAGGAAAACCGAAAAGCCAACCAGGCGCTGGTTCAACTACTGGGAAAAATTGCCGAAGAAAAAGAAGCCACTTCGGCGCAGATCGCTTTGGCCTGGCTGCTTCATCAAAAACCATTTATCGTTCCCATTCCCGGAACCACAAAACTGCACCGCTTAAACGAGAATATAGGAAGCGCTGCCATCACCCTGAGCATGGAAGATTTAAAGAACATCGAGCAGGCTTTAAAGCAGATTGATGTGCAGGGAGCCCGATATCCTGAGCGTATGCAAAATATGGTAGGGAAGTAA
- a CDS encoding helix-turn-helix domain-containing protein: protein MEEILKVETIAQYNKLKAVETRHPLISYFDSATARPLHNGKFNFNFYAIFLKGVDCGQLQYGRNLYDYEAGTMVFMGPGQVVGIKSQGDYNPKGNALIFHADFIKGTDLASKIHRYSFFSYELNEALHLSEKEQQLIREIFAKIDHELDHAIDKHSKTIIANNIELLLNYCERFYDRQFITRENLNSGALSKFETLLNAYFQSEQPQKNGLPSVAYFAEKLNLSPNYFGDLVKKETGKSAMENIHLKLIEVAKERIFNTDKSISQISYELGFKYPQHFNRIFKKTTGFTPLQYRA, encoded by the coding sequence ATGGAAGAGATACTTAAGGTAGAAACCATCGCACAGTACAATAAATTGAAGGCTGTTGAAACCAGGCATCCGTTAATAAGCTATTTTGATAGTGCAACCGCCAGGCCTTTGCACAACGGCAAATTCAATTTTAATTTTTACGCCATATTTTTAAAGGGTGTGGATTGTGGTCAACTGCAATACGGCAGAAACCTTTATGATTATGAGGCCGGCACTATGGTTTTCATGGGACCCGGCCAGGTTGTGGGTATCAAGAGCCAGGGTGATTACAACCCAAAAGGTAACGCACTGATATTTCATGCCGATTTTATAAAAGGCACCGATCTAGCGAGTAAAATACACCGGTACTCCTTTTTTAGCTATGAACTGAACGAGGCCCTGCACCTTTCGGAAAAAGAACAACAACTTATCAGGGAAATTTTTGCCAAAATAGATCACGAACTCGATCACGCGATCGATAAACACAGTAAAACCATCATTGCCAATAATATAGAATTACTGCTCAATTATTGCGAACGCTTCTACGACCGGCAGTTTATTACGCGTGAAAATCTAAACAGCGGAGCACTCTCTAAATTTGAAACTTTGCTCAATGCTTATTTTCAATCTGAACAACCACAGAAAAATGGTTTGCCCAGCGTGGCCTATTTTGCGGAGAAACTAAACCTATCCCCTAATTATTTTGGGGATCTGGTAAAAAAGGAAACCGGTAAATCCGCCATGGAAAATATTCACTTAAAACTGATCGAAGTTGCGAAGGAGCGTATTTTCAATACTGATAAATCCATCAGTCAGATTTCATATGAACTGGGTTTTAAATACCCACAGCATTTTAATAGGATATTTAAGAAAACTACCGGCTTTACCCCTCTTCAGTATAGGGCTTAG
- a CDS encoding T9SS type A sorting domain-containing protein: protein MAGSINAQTLVSDSFAGELPVSIEVVENDMYVSTFNSQKLYRFSLDDVNHIETVSNFDGPVWKIRYDPSNNDFYCIVLENPNSLSSVDLDQTIPIAPVNVEIVTGPDGIAIDNDMVYVSDLNNIYKMDIATGNYSLLYNEEDGKVRNPAIYNGELYYQVQDGNSNEIYKIDVSSENPTKILVSSTNTNGILQSSLVVENFLYLGFESLDKILRIDLSDTDLPLTPSIVNDNPGAGVIGLANKDDTLYYLTGKQSIYQFTDKVLSSEESTFGKEGIYPIPSKNTIFHKGNSDYISYEIYSMQGTLVGSGNYTKSIDIGQLADGMYFLKFKSETGFQKFRFIKN, encoded by the coding sequence TTGGCAGGATCTATAAATGCACAAACTCTTGTATCAGATTCCTTTGCCGGAGAATTGCCGGTCTCAATCGAGGTTGTTGAAAATGACATGTATGTATCCACCTTTAATTCGCAGAAACTATATAGATTCAGTCTTGATGACGTTAATCATATTGAGACGGTCTCAAATTTTGATGGTCCGGTTTGGAAAATCAGATATGACCCCTCAAATAATGATTTTTATTGCATTGTCCTGGAAAATCCCAATTCACTTTCCTCAGTTGATCTGGATCAAACTATTCCGATAGCCCCAGTGAACGTCGAGATTGTTACCGGGCCAGATGGTATTGCCATCGACAATGATATGGTATATGTTTCAGATTTGAATAATATCTACAAAATGGATATAGCCACTGGAAATTACTCCCTGTTATATAATGAAGAAGATGGCAAAGTTCGCAATCCGGCAATCTACAATGGCGAACTTTACTATCAGGTTCAGGACGGCAATAGCAATGAGATCTACAAAATAGATGTTTCTTCGGAAAATCCCACCAAAATACTTGTCAGCAGCACAAATACAAATGGAATTTTACAATCCTCCCTGGTCGTGGAGAACTTTTTGTATCTAGGGTTTGAAAGCCTAGATAAGATACTAAGGATAGATCTGTCGGACACCGACCTTCCTCTAACACCATCCATTGTTAATGACAATCCTGGTGCCGGGGTAATTGGATTGGCGAATAAAGACGATACGTTATATTATCTAACGGGAAAACAATCGATATATCAGTTTACCGATAAAGTTTTAAGTTCCGAGGAATCCACTTTTGGCAAAGAGGGTATATATCCGATCCCTTCAAAGAACACCATCTTTCATAAGGGCAATTCGGATTACATATCCTATGAGATTTATTCTATGCAGGGAACCCTGGTTGGATCAGGAAATTATACAAAATCCATTGACATTGGGCAATTGGCGGATGGAATGTACTTTTTGAAGTTCAAATCAGAAACTGGATTTCAAAAGTTCAGATTTATCAAGAATTGA
- a CDS encoding NAD(P)H-dependent oxidoreductase: MKTLVILTHPDIENSITNKRWIEELEKYPDQFVIHQLYKIYPDEKINVLAEQRLLEKYSKIIFQFPLYWFSSPPLLKKWFDEVLSHGWAFGSKSDYKLENKKIGLAIIAGATKENYSIKGNYGHSLREVLFPFELTFKYVKANYRPYFVNYGSDSDAPRELIEESALKYLCFINAL, translated from the coding sequence ATGAAAACCTTGGTTATTCTGACTCATCCAGATATAGAAAATTCAATAACTAATAAAAGATGGATTGAAGAATTAGAAAAATATCCAGATCAATTTGTTATTCATCAACTATATAAAATTTACCCAGATGAAAAAATCAATGTATTGGCAGAGCAAAGATTACTGGAAAAATATAGTAAAATCATTTTTCAATTTCCCTTGTATTGGTTTAGTTCTCCACCACTTCTAAAAAAATGGTTTGACGAAGTTTTAAGTCATGGATGGGCTTTTGGGAGTAAAAGTGATTATAAACTAGAAAATAAGAAAATAGGTCTAGCTATAATCGCAGGAGCAACTAAGGAAAATTATTCAATAAAGGGTAATTACGGGCATTCTTTAAGAGAAGTATTATTTCCGTTTGAACTTACCTTTAAATATGTAAAAGCTAATTATCGTCCATATTTCGTAAATTATGGATCTGATTCAGACGCACCAAGAGAACTTATTGAAGAAAGCGCTTTGAAATATCTCTGTTTTATCAATGCTTTGTAG
- a CDS encoding winged helix-turn-helix transcriptional regulator: protein MSKIKETSTNFANKQALSKECLEVYSTNIIGGQWSLPICYALLSGKLRFGEIKKVLPNITERMLTLELKKLEKNEVLTRNIYAEVPPRVEYELTTIGYELKPIIKELENWGEKHKKYCKSTNV, encoded by the coding sequence ATGTCTAAAATCAAGGAAACGTCCACCAACTTTGCCAACAAACAAGCTTTATCTAAAGAATGCCTAGAAGTTTATTCTACAAATATCATTGGTGGGCAATGGTCACTACCGATTTGCTATGCGTTGTTAAGTGGTAAATTACGATTTGGAGAGATAAAAAAGGTTTTACCGAACATAACAGAAAGAATGCTTACGTTGGAACTAAAAAAATTAGAGAAAAATGAAGTTTTGACCCGCAATATTTATGCAGAAGTTCCACCTCGTGTTGAATATGAATTAACGACCATTGGGTATGAGTTAAAACCTATAATTAAAGAACTTGAAAACTGGGGTGAAAAACATAAAAAATATTGTAAAAGTACTAATGTATAG
- a CDS encoding leucine-rich repeat domain-containing protein → MIDIEKIKDKNLRKLISESGQDRLESIIELNGRNRAIKELDGIEYLVNLRKLHLGRNSIEDIAPLKNLDHLTGLFLEKNKIRDASPLKNLKKLPALDLSHNYLTSIEDVFTPEHKITWLNASHNYLKTMDCIRTCAFLTNLNLSGNNIEEIGGLNNHARLRVLTLSDNNLSGNLLIKSFTSLTALDLSKNNISSIDIDCVHENLNTLNLSSNLIQDFKFLKETPALLSLNLNENRVYNLSGIKNLAHLKVLYLWHVGIEDLNGIENLNRLEELGLADNNIKDIRPVATLNNLRLLFLGGNNSLTEKEFSALSEKVSEDFRKPDWKVN, encoded by the coding sequence ATGATTGATATAGAAAAAATAAAAGATAAAAACCTGCGGAAATTGATTAGTGAATCGGGCCAGGACAGACTTGAATCGATAATCGAACTAAACGGTCGAAACCGAGCAATAAAGGAACTGGACGGAATAGAATACTTGGTAAACTTACGTAAGTTACATTTAGGCAGAAACTCAATTGAGGATATAGCGCCTCTCAAAAATCTTGATCATTTAACTGGATTATTTTTAGAGAAGAATAAAATAAGGGATGCTTCACCTCTCAAAAACCTTAAAAAATTACCCGCCCTCGATTTAAGTCATAATTATTTGACCAGCATTGAGGACGTCTTTACTCCTGAGCATAAAATAACGTGGCTCAATGCCAGCCATAATTATTTGAAAACAATGGACTGTATAAGAACTTGTGCGTTTCTGACAAATCTGAATTTAAGTGGGAATAATATTGAAGAAATTGGCGGACTGAATAACCATGCTCGATTGAGAGTATTAACGCTATCAGATAACAATTTATCTGGTAATTTATTGATCAAGAGTTTTACCAGTTTAACAGCACTTGATTTGTCAAAAAATAATATTTCTTCAATAGATATAGATTGTGTACACGAGAACCTAAACACATTGAACTTATCAAGCAATCTTATTCAAGACTTTAAATTTCTTAAGGAGACACCCGCTTTGTTGTCCCTAAACCTAAATGAAAATCGTGTATATAATTTGTCGGGAATCAAAAATTTGGCTCATCTCAAAGTATTGTATCTGTGGCATGTGGGGATTGAGGATCTAAACGGAATAGAAAACCTGAACAGGTTAGAAGAGTTGGGATTGGCAGATAATAATATTAAAGATATTAGGCCTGTAGCTACATTGAACAACCTTAGACTTCTGTTTTTAGGAGGCAATAATTCATTGACAGAAAAAGAATTTAGTGCGCTGTCGGAAAAAGTATCTGAAGATTTTAGAAAACCAGATTGGAAAGTAAATTAA